Proteins from one Desulfonema limicola genomic window:
- a CDS encoding group II intron maturase-specific domain-containing protein — protein sequence MTKPSKSSIASIKEKIRETVKTNKTAKTENLIEKLNPVIRGWGNYFRHSASKRTFTSIDHAVFEMTWKWAKRRHPGKSLKWIKSKYFQQEKNRNWVFKEKRNRHSLFKMDSIPIRRHIKVKGEANPYDPKWYEYFTERAMKLQKQSIKTRQDILWIEQKGICPACQTELDKGEEWHTHHLKPKSKGGKDNLENLILMHSVCHRQIHANPNTGCLLPDASRHFIKA from the coding sequence TTGACAAAACCGTCAAAATCAAGCATTGCATCAATAAAAGAGAAAATCAGGGAAACTGTAAAAACCAATAAAACGGCCAAAACAGAAAACCTGATAGAAAAACTCAACCCTGTAATAAGGGGCTGGGGAAATTACTTCCGGCATTCAGCCAGTAAAAGGACTTTCACCAGTATTGACCATGCAGTATTTGAAATGACGTGGAAATGGGCAAAACGGAGACATCCTGGAAAATCTCTTAAATGGATTAAATCCAAATATTTTCAACAGGAGAAAAACAGGAACTGGGTATTCAAAGAAAAAAGAAACAGACATTCATTATTTAAAATGGATTCTATCCCTATTCGGAGACACATAAAGGTTAAAGGGGAGGCGAACCCCTATGACCCGAAATGGTACGAATATTTTACAGAACGTGCCATGAAACTCCAAAAGCAAAGCATTAAAACAAGACAGGATATTCTATGGATAGAGCAAAAAGGCATCTGTCCGGCATGTCAAACCGAACTCGACAAAGGGGAGGAATGGCACACACACCACCTGAAACCAAAAAGTAAAGGGGGCAAGGACAACCTGGAAAATCTTATTTTGATGCACTCCGTATGCCACAGACAGATTCATGCAAACCCGAATACAGGATGTTTGCTGCCGGATGCTTCACGGCATTTTATCAAGGCTTGA
- a CDS encoding glycosyltransferase family 4 protein codes for MSYYPQKLKILAVSGKPLKAVGGAERSFARLCCALSSKCQLEIIASGSDLPFQNNGTPLTVHICQSDNNNDIEKEIAKNIKLLQSAGRLFDIIYLCDSFCIKRYQLLFLLKQTYPNAKIVFKETTGSGKLIKSLNNMSFDQKRLCMQYINAIVCISSRIRQMFLNYNTYKGHLAYIPNGIDTDLFSPTTVEDKIKLRKQFDLPINKPIFLFTGRFTEKKNLDVIYGAWLDMERRKGDWAMLVLIGKLHNYYDEGILHMILKDLKNVRVTGPFYLDEELANWYKASDFFIAPTSREGLSNAFLEASSAGLYPIVTPISGYEDIIINEELGMLVEERNTLDVIRCLKRIAPNPEEFIQRGREKLRKKIVRQYDIKKVSDMILNLCNDLVKSK; via the coding sequence ATGAGTTACTATCCTCAAAAATTAAAAATACTAGCTGTATCAGGCAAACCACTCAAAGCTGTGGGTGGAGCTGAACGAAGCTTTGCAAGATTGTGTTGTGCATTGTCATCTAAATGTCAACTTGAAATTATTGCTTCGGGGAGTGACCTTCCATTTCAAAATAATGGAACTCCTCTGACTGTCCATATCTGCCAATCAGATAATAATAATGATATCGAAAAGGAGATTGCTAAAAACATCAAACTACTTCAATCTGCCGGGCGATTATTTGATATTATCTATCTATGTGATTCATTCTGTATTAAGAGGTATCAACTTTTGTTTTTGCTCAAACAGACATACCCTAATGCGAAAATTGTATTTAAAGAAACCACAGGTTCTGGAAAACTGATCAAAAGCTTAAATAATATGTCTTTTGATCAGAAGAGATTGTGTATGCAATATATTAATGCAATAGTTTGTATTTCTTCTCGAATCAGACAGATGTTTCTGAATTATAACACTTATAAAGGGCATTTGGCATATATCCCTAATGGAATTGATACCGATCTTTTTTCACCAACTACCGTTGAAGATAAAATAAAACTACGTAAGCAGTTTGATTTGCCAATAAACAAACCAATTTTTTTATTCACAGGCCGTTTTACTGAAAAAAAGAATCTGGATGTCATTTATGGGGCATGGCTGGATATGGAAAGAAGAAAAGGCGATTGGGCAATGCTTGTACTTATAGGGAAGCTTCATAATTATTATGATGAAGGAATACTGCATATGATTCTTAAAGATTTGAAAAATGTCAGAGTGACAGGTCCATTTTATTTAGATGAAGAACTGGCAAACTGGTATAAGGCATCGGATTTCTTCATAGCTCCAACTTCACGAGAAGGTCTCTCAAATGCTTTTCTTGAAGCTAGTTCTGCTGGTTTGTATCCAATTGTAACACCGATATCAGGATATGAAGATATTATTATCAACGAAGAACTCGGAATGCTTGTAGAAGAACGGAATACTTTAGATGTCATTCGTTGTTTGAAACGCATCGCTCCAAATCCTGAAGAATTTATTCAAAGAGGTAGAGAAAAACTAAGAAAAAAAATTGTGAGGCAGTATGATATCAAAAAGGTTAGCGATATGATACTTAATTTATGTAACGATTTAGTCAAAAGTAAATAA
- a CDS encoding reverse transcriptase N-terminal domain-containing protein has product MRGTQLWKHRTGAGARNDDMDNTCELLINVVSDRKPKMLTGFDQKVRVMEGTLRFRSPQSMIPPANRQILSHRVKSVEHGKPDCLRKCGNRPARAGHRQAGMGGWKKRMPSCNEADRGSKFALTRKSADFQQVLNHEKGLKRCYRERTVRRQPEAVDGIPGDGKRWNSIIWKEIFKIVNRIQARIVKAVKAGDTKKVRGLQRLLRRSKAAKLMAVRRVTSNRGKKTPGIDNVRLNTPAKKQQAVRQLNSWKYKAIPLKRIYIPKKNKKKRPLGIPSMIDRCEQALEMLALDPISECKADKCSNGFRKKRAAHDAIEGCYNALRLKGSPAWIKESC; this is encoded by the coding sequence GTGAGGGGGACTCAACTCTGGAAGCATCGAACTGGAGCGGGAGCCAGGAATGATGATATGGATAACACATGTGAACTGCTGATAAACGTCGTGAGCGACAGGAAGCCAAAGATGCTGACAGGCTTTGACCAAAAGGTAAGGGTGATGGAGGGAACGCTCCGCTTTCGTTCCCCGCAATCTATGATTCCCCCGGCGAATAGGCAGATCCTAAGTCATCGTGTAAAATCAGTGGAACATGGTAAGCCTGACTGTCTCCGCAAATGCGGAAACCGACCCGCAAGGGCAGGCCACAGGCAGGCAGGTATGGGAGGCTGGAAAAAGCGAATGCCGTCTTGTAATGAGGCGGACAGGGGTTCAAAATTTGCCCTGACTCGAAAGAGTGCAGACTTCCAGCAGGTCTTGAATCACGAAAAAGGTTTGAAAAGATGTTACCGGGAGCGCACGGTTAGACGACAGCCAGAAGCTGTTGACGGCATCCCGGGCGATGGAAAAAGATGGAATTCCATAATATGGAAAGAAATCTTCAAAATCGTAAATCGAATACAAGCCCGTATCGTGAAGGCAGTAAAAGCAGGAGACACGAAGAAAGTTCGAGGATTACAACGGCTCCTGCGGCGCTCAAAGGCTGCGAAATTAATGGCAGTCAGACGAGTAACCTCAAATCGGGGAAAGAAAACACCGGGTATTGACAATGTAAGACTTAATACACCGGCTAAAAAACAGCAGGCTGTCCGACAGCTTAACTCTTGGAAATATAAAGCAATTCCGCTTAAACGCATTTATATTCCCAAGAAGAACAAGAAAAAACGCCCACTGGGAATTCCTTCAATGATTGACAGATGCGAACAGGCATTGGAAATGCTCGCACTTGATCCAATATCCGAATGTAAAGCAGATAAATGCTCAAACGGATTTCGGAAAAAAAGAGCGGCACATGATGCAATAGAAGGCTGTTACAACGCACTTCGTCTGAAAGGAAGCCCTGCGTGGATAAAGGAAAGCTGTTGA
- a CDS encoding IS91 family transposase, producing MRMPLELEESLKNQAAERIDRINPELYIKTQIYIRNLIQTCTCSGEEECESQARIEISDIFIAHGEEYMRNHKLTPEQAKAMYAIENCRTESYGYHVEVCDKCGHIERGYNSCRNRHCPKCQGIAKDKWVQSRIDEILPVSYHHATFTVPGEISYLSQYNKKMLYDLLFKASSQTLLTFGHDPKWLGAEIGFYGILHTWSQSIWNHIHIHYIITAGGITEQGEWKEPKYKKKFLFPVKAMAKTFRKNMLEGLQELYNKGSLVIPYDKPELNDPKKFELWLSSFNRTPWIIDSRPPFSGPEAVIKYIGRYTHRTAISSSRIVSFENGEVCFKYKDNKQKDKSGKAVWKEMTLTAEEFMERFLMHVLPKRYHRIRNFGFLTNSKKHGNIKKIREIFHAENMLTDTDRTNDENAGYKCPVCKQGKMQTFLVVNSAHQIIKFDIEAFILREFTDTS from the coding sequence ATGAGAATGCCATTAGAGCTTGAAGAAAGTCTTAAAAACCAAGCTGCTGAACGTATAGACAGAATCAATCCTGAATTATACATCAAAACCCAGATATATATAAGAAACTTAATACAGACCTGCACATGTTCAGGCGAAGAAGAATGCGAATCTCAAGCCAGGATTGAAATCTCTGATATATTCATAGCACACGGTGAAGAATACATGCGAAATCACAAGCTGACACCTGAACAGGCAAAAGCAATGTATGCCATAGAAAACTGCCGGACTGAATCGTACGGATACCATGTAGAAGTATGCGATAAGTGTGGACATATTGAAAGAGGGTATAATTCATGCCGCAACCGCCACTGCCCCAAGTGCCAGGGAATTGCAAAAGATAAATGGGTGCAGTCCCGTATAGACGAAATCCTGCCTGTATCCTATCATCATGCCACATTTACCGTACCAGGCGAAATATCATATCTGAGCCAGTATAATAAAAAAATGCTCTATGATCTTCTTTTCAAAGCTTCATCTCAAACACTCTTGACATTTGGCCATGACCCCAAATGGCTGGGTGCGGAGATTGGATTTTACGGGATACTGCATACATGGTCTCAAAGTATCTGGAATCATATACATATCCATTACATAATAACAGCAGGCGGCATAACAGAACAGGGTGAATGGAAAGAACCAAAATACAAAAAAAAGTTTTTATTTCCAGTAAAAGCAATGGCAAAAACCTTCCGCAAAAACATGCTTGAAGGCTTGCAGGAACTTTACAACAAAGGAAGCCTGGTAATCCCTTATGATAAACCGGAACTCAATGATCCAAAAAAATTTGAACTGTGGTTGAGCAGTTTTAACCGCACCCCCTGGATAATTGATTCCCGCCCCCCTTTCAGCGGACCTGAAGCAGTAATAAAATATATCGGCCGATACACCCACCGGACAGCCATCAGCAGTTCCAGGATTGTATCTTTTGAAAACGGGGAAGTATGTTTTAAATACAAGGATAATAAACAAAAGGACAAGTCAGGAAAAGCAGTATGGAAGGAAATGACCCTTACAGCAGAAGAATTCATGGAACGTTTTTTAATGCACGTACTGCCCAAACGTTATCACCGAATCCGCAATTTTGGATTTTTGACCAACAGCAAAAAACACGGTAACATAAAAAAAATACGCGAGATTTTTCATGCAGAAAACATGCTGACTGACACAGACAGAACTAATGATGAAAATGCAGGATACAAATGCCCTGTGTGTAAACAAGGCAAAATGCAGACATTTCTTGTGGTAAACAGCGCACATCAGATTATTAAATTTGATATTGAAGCATTTATACTCAGGGAGTTTACAGATACATCTTGA
- a CDS encoding site-specific integrase: MITIPPEIQECFHQFLYKESVPVNKHHYYKKWFNYYWDFCHKYLHPIAEKESLFYFIEKLREKKQKDFQIQQASHAVSIYYKIVNDYFGNASENIKMQPPIENKIFNIQENQQADNRNKAEKHLQPLKNKINKSTYEIIKDLEKEFYAAENKIDKSINKPARDLEKEFHNKEKVITCETVKDNSAKAVEVKSKPLEYGTNWRPAYNALKAEIKLRHYSSKTFRSYNAYVGKFQTFTKSKSLELLNDEDIKAFLTHLAVEKNVSASTQNLAFNSLLFFFRHVLKKEPGNLRDTVRAKRKPYIKVVLSMEEVDAVLQYLLLELP; this comes from the coding sequence ATGATTACAATTCCCCCAGAAATCCAGGAATGCTTTCACCAGTTTTTATACAAAGAGTCAGTACCAGTAAATAAACACCATTATTATAAGAAATGGTTTAATTATTACTGGGATTTTTGCCATAAGTATTTACATCCTATAGCTGAAAAGGAAAGCTTGTTTTATTTTATTGAAAAACTGCGTGAAAAAAAACAAAAAGACTTTCAAATTCAGCAGGCTTCACATGCAGTTTCCATTTATTATAAGATAGTTAACGATTATTTTGGAAATGCTTCTGAAAATATTAAGATGCAGCCCCCTATTGAAAATAAAATATTTAATATCCAGGAAAACCAGCAGGCAGATAACAGGAATAAAGCTGAAAAACATTTACAGCCATTAAAAAATAAAATTAATAAAAGCACTTATGAAATTATAAAGGATTTAGAAAAAGAATTTTATGCTGCTGAAAATAAAATTGATAAAAGCATTAACAAGCCTGCAAGGGATTTAGAAAAAGAATTTCATAACAAAGAAAAAGTCATTACTTGTGAAACCGTTAAAGATAATTCAGCAAAAGCAGTTGAAGTAAAATCCAAACCTTTGGAATATGGCACAAACTGGAGACCTGCATACAATGCTCTGAAAGCGGAAATAAAATTAAGGCATTATTCTTCAAAAACTTTTAGAAGCTATAATGCATATGTTGGTAAATTTCAAACTTTTACAAAATCAAAATCTCTTGAATTGTTAAATGACGAAGATATAAAGGCATTTCTGACGCATCTTGCTGTTGAAAAAAATGTTTCAGCTTCCACACAGAATCTTGCTTTTAATTCCCTGCTTTTCTTTTTCCGCCATGTTTTGAAAAAAGAACCTGGAAATTTGAGAGATACAGTAAGGGCAAAAAGAAAGCCTTATATAAAGGTTGTTTTGTCAATGGAAGAGGTTGATGCTGTTTTGCAATATCTTTTATTAGAACTACCATGA
- a CDS encoding TIGR02757 family protein: protein MSHNQEYSIKNLEQKLEFLYKKYNCRKYVHPDPLEFLYNYNELQDREIAGIIASSLAYGRVAQILKSVSHVLDIMGKSPAEFVRNASVKSLDEQFKGFKHRFATGAHISAMLMGAKKIIQEYGSLYECFLSCMNKNDNTIIPGLVVFSEKLSACGEPGHLVPLPQKGSACKRMNLFLRWMVRKDEVDPGGWEEISCKKLIIPLDVHMYNISLKLGLTKRKQANMKTALEITSGFTKLVPHDPVKYDFALTRFGIRDDISYENLDELL, encoded by the coding sequence ATGAGCCATAATCAGGAATACAGTATTAAGAATCTGGAACAAAAGTTAGAGTTTTTGTATAAAAAATATAATTGCAGGAAATATGTACATCCTGATCCCCTTGAATTTCTTTATAATTATAATGAACTGCAAGACAGGGAAATTGCCGGAATCATAGCTTCCTCGCTTGCTTACGGCAGGGTTGCCCAGATATTAAAAAGCGTTTCACATGTTCTTGATATTATGGGAAAATCCCCGGCTGAATTTGTCAGGAATGCTTCTGTAAAATCCCTTGATGAGCAGTTTAAAGGGTTTAAACACCGTTTTGCCACAGGAGCGCATATTTCAGCCATGCTCATGGGAGCTAAAAAGATAATCCAGGAATACGGGTCATTATATGAATGTTTTTTATCATGTATGAATAAAAATGATAATACAATAATCCCCGGCCTTGTTGTGTTTTCAGAAAAACTTTCAGCCTGCGGGGAGCCTGGACATCTTGTTCCCCTGCCCCAAAAAGGAAGCGCGTGCAAGCGCATGAATCTTTTCCTGCGCTGGATGGTAAGAAAAGATGAGGTTGACCCTGGAGGATGGGAAGAAATTTCATGTAAAAAATTAATAATCCCCCTTGATGTTCATATGTATAATATCAGCTTGAAATTAGGCTTGACCAAACGGAAACAGGCTAATATGAAAACTGCCCTGGAAATAACATCAGGTTTTACAAAACTGGTACCCCATGATCCTGTGAAATATGATTTTGCTCTCACAAGATTCGGCATCAGGGATGATATTTCTTATGAAAACCTGGATGAATTATTATAA
- a CDS encoding dihydrolipoyl dehydrogenase family protein, translating to MTDNTADKYDLCILGCGPAGFAGAMRAMDLGKKVCIIEGAEIGGAGVMWGALASKTMWELAKDYAIAAKTDRGYRASGLTVDYCAVRATVIQAAKEKQYQMLSQIETFSPGRWKGSGSITCKRGWGKFISEKQVAIRYDDEKSEKVSADFFLIATGSTPRHFPNIKVDQQRIFDSDGILNLQNFPKRLVIIGAGIIGCEYATIFSNFGQTEVYLIDHASRVIPYEDEDISDFVNNNLIKNGVNVIHSAQVRDIAKRPDHLEVILDFKDGHSKVIEADAALISIGRTVDLSCLGLETLGVDTKRSGLLDTDENCCVKNNIYAAGDITHNPALVNIAEMEARYAVKHMFGKSKWPLNYDNMSTVMFFYPAVAAIGLNEKLCQRKKIPYKVGFYSNSLCSRAVAMRSTHGFVKIIISDDKNQRILGMRAAGPQVSSTIMSIAHFMDQGKGALDVLKSVYPHPTVTEGIQECLRLLLNKSIYKPHAFPELLKINKWHPETGFSPCTTIKEER from the coding sequence ATGACTGATAATACAGCAGATAAATATGATCTCTGCATATTGGGATGCGGGCCTGCGGGGTTTGCTGGTGCAATGCGCGCCATGGATTTGGGTAAAAAGGTCTGTATTATAGAAGGTGCTGAAATAGGAGGAGCAGGTGTCATGTGGGGTGCTTTAGCATCCAAAACCATGTGGGAACTGGCAAAGGATTATGCCATTGCAGCAAAAACAGACCGGGGATACCGGGCATCAGGCCTGACAGTTGATTACTGCGCTGTACGCGCAACTGTTATCCAGGCTGCAAAAGAAAAGCAGTACCAGATGCTTTCCCAGATAGAAACCTTTTCTCCAGGCAGGTGGAAAGGCTCCGGCTCAATAACCTGTAAAAGAGGATGGGGAAAATTTATATCTGAAAAACAGGTGGCAATAAGATATGATGATGAAAAATCTGAAAAGGTTTCAGCAGATTTTTTTCTTATTGCAACCGGCTCAACCCCAAGGCATTTTCCCAATATAAAGGTTGATCAGCAGCGCATTTTTGATTCTGACGGAATATTAAACCTGCAAAACTTTCCAAAACGGCTGGTCATCATAGGTGCAGGTATTATAGGCTGTGAATATGCAACCATATTTTCCAATTTCGGGCAGACCGAGGTATATCTTATTGATCATGCCAGCAGGGTAATTCCCTATGAAGATGAAGATATAAGTGATTTTGTTAATAATAATCTTATAAAAAACGGTGTAAATGTAATCCATTCAGCCCAGGTGCGTGATATTGCAAAAAGACCGGATCACCTTGAGGTTATCCTTGATTTTAAAGACGGCCATTCAAAGGTAATTGAAGCAGACGCAGCCCTGATTTCAATCGGCAGAACCGTTGACCTTTCCTGTCTTGGCCTGGAAACACTGGGAGTTGATACAAAAAGATCAGGGCTTTTAGATACTGATGAAAACTGCTGCGTTAAGAATAATATTTATGCAGCAGGTGATATAACCCATAATCCTGCACTGGTAAATATTGCTGAGATGGAAGCCCGCTATGCAGTAAAACACATGTTTGGAAAATCAAAATGGCCTTTAAATTATGATAACATGTCAACAGTCATGTTTTTTTATCCGGCAGTTGCAGCTATAGGTTTAAATGAAAAACTCTGCCAGAGGAAAAAAATACCTTACAAGGTGGGTTTTTACTCCAATTCCCTTTGCAGTCGTGCTGTAGCAATGCGCTCTACCCACGGATTTGTTAAAATAATAATTTCAGATGACAAAAACCAGCGGATACTGGGAATGAGGGCAGCAGGTCCCCAGGTTTCCAGTACCATAATGTCCATTGCTCATTTCATGGATCAGGGAAAAGGAGCGCTGGATGTTCTCAAATCTGTATATCCGCATCCCACTGTTACTGAAGGCATCCAGGAATGCCTGCGCCTGCTTTTAAATAAATCCATATATAAACCCCATGCTTTTCCTGAATTATTAAAAATAAACAAATGGCATCCTGAAACAGGATTCTCACCCTGCACCACTATAAAGGAGGAGCGCTGA
- a CDS encoding glycosyltransferase, with translation MKNLKQKKILFYVHDGTGFGHLHRLCKIAEYLQGDCSCLIVSGHRSMSWLVPENCEYIHLPSFDSFILDRTTYWNRLPFMSNMQLSEVIEFRKNLMQSIISEFKPDAIFIDHCPVGKYQEFEKVITSYQAVKYFIFRGIADEFKKKDNPNYHLNRKNLKILEKHFNKIIVTCDEKIFHAEQYHSFNESLKSKTIYVGYISKPVSQAQIKQIRNERGINNENKWIVCSSGGGKYGESLINESIKIAKCFKNIQFDIIHGAKSKESWHSLVYDFVIKKNIRYLKFSTCLPFLHASADIVICHGGYNSIVESIEGDSYIICIPNKGDQFINPKLFAKYHKILYSDSEQNLKSLVEYALSDLDNKKNAKHHLNFYGLKNIKNHLVRDL, from the coding sequence ATGAAAAATTTAAAACAAAAAAAAATATTATTTTATGTTCATGATGGTACTGGTTTTGGACACTTACATCGTTTATGCAAAATTGCTGAATACTTGCAGGGAGATTGTTCTTGTCTTATAGTCAGCGGACATCGTTCAATGTCTTGGTTAGTACCTGAGAATTGTGAATACATACATCTGCCAAGTTTTGATAGTTTTATCTTGGATCGAACGACATACTGGAATCGATTACCTTTCATGTCAAATATGCAACTTTCTGAGGTAATTGAATTTAGAAAAAATCTTATGCAGTCAATAATCAGTGAATTTAAACCGGACGCAATATTTATCGATCATTGTCCAGTGGGAAAATATCAAGAATTTGAAAAGGTTATAACATCATATCAAGCTGTTAAATATTTTATTTTTCGTGGAATAGCTGATGAATTTAAAAAAAAAGATAATCCAAACTACCATCTTAACAGGAAAAATTTGAAAATTTTAGAAAAACATTTTAATAAAATAATTGTAACTTGTGATGAAAAAATTTTTCATGCGGAACAATATCATTCCTTCAATGAATCGCTTAAATCGAAAACGATATACGTTGGCTATATTTCAAAACCTGTTTCACAAGCTCAAATTAAACAAATAAGAAATGAAAGAGGTATTAATAATGAAAACAAGTGGATAGTCTGCTCATCTGGCGGAGGCAAATATGGTGAATCATTAATAAATGAATCAATAAAAATAGCTAAATGTTTCAAAAATATTCAATTTGATATAATTCATGGGGCTAAAAGCAAAGAATCTTGGCACTCATTAGTATATGACTTTGTAATAAAAAAAAATATCAGATATTTAAAGTTTTCAACTTGTTTACCCTTTTTACATGCAAGTGCTGACATTGTTATTTGTCATGGCGGTTATAACTCAATCGTAGAATCAATTGAAGGCGACTCTTATATTATTTGCATTCCAAATAAAGGAGACCAATTTATAAATCCAAAATTATTTGCGAAGTATCATAAAATATTATATTCAGATTCCGAACAAAATTTAAAATCCCTTGTCGAATATGCGCTATCAGATTTAGATAACAAAAAAAATGCAAAACATCATTTAAATTTTTACGGATTAAAAAACATAAAAAATCATTTAGTTAGAGATTTATAA
- a CDS encoding acyl-CoA thioesterase codes for MSRIYHFPVQIYYEDTDHSGVVYHANYLKYFERAREHVIGTGTLVKLLNEQGLGFAVYKAELGYFEGAEFGDELDIRTRIKRDGAYKVIWFHEAWLPVRDKPAVTGKIELVCLDRNKQLKPIPDLDF; via the coding sequence ATGAGCAGGATTTACCATTTCCCGGTTCAAATATATTATGAAGACACAGACCATTCAGGAGTGGTCTATCATGCCAATTATCTTAAATATTTTGAACGTGCCAGGGAACATGTTATAGGAACCGGCACCCTTGTTAAATTATTAAATGAACAGGGGCTTGGCTTTGCAGTTTATAAAGCTGAACTTGGTTATTTTGAAGGTGCTGAATTTGGGGATGAACTTGATATAAGAACCAGGATAAAACGTGATGGTGCATACAAGGTTATCTGGTTTCATGAAGCATGGCTTCCTGTGCGTGATAAACCTGCGGTAACAGGAAAGATTGAACTGGTGTGCCTGGATAGAAACAAACAATTAAAACCTATTCCAGACCTTGATTTTTAA
- a CDS encoding alpha/beta fold hydrolase, whose product MPRIQVNGVEIFYEEHGKGPETIVFAHGMLLSSKMFSRQIEALKDRFRCIAFDFRGHGNSEKTASGYDMDTLTQDTAGLIKALELGTCNFAGLSMGGFVGMRLAARYPDLIKNLILMDTSADPESKENISKYRLLNFIARWFGLALVADRVITVMFGTRFLNDSTRAEEKALWRRHLISNNSGTITKAVKGVIDRQGIHEELDKIRSHTLIIVGDQDKATPPEKSRRIQEKIPGSELVIIPGAGHLSPIEEPEVVNAVLEEFFKIRHEVENPE is encoded by the coding sequence ATGCCCAGAATTCAAGTAAACGGAGTAGAAATATTTTATGAAGAACACGGCAAAGGGCCTGAAACCATAGTTTTTGCCCATGGTATGCTTTTAAGCAGCAAGATGTTCTCACGCCAGATTGAAGCTCTCAAGGACCGCTTCCGCTGTATTGCTTTTGATTTCAGGGGGCATGGAAACAGTGAAAAAACAGCTTCAGGATATGATATGGATACCCTGACCCAGGATACTGCCGGCCTGATAAAAGCTCTTGAATTGGGAACATGCAATTTTGCAGGTCTGTCAATGGGCGGTTTTGTGGGAATGCGTCTGGCTGCCCGTTATCCTGATCTGATAAAAAACCTTATTCTTATGGACACATCAGCAGACCCGGAGTCAAAGGAAAATATATCAAAATACAGACTGCTCAATTTTATTGCCAGGTGGTTTGGCCTGGCACTTGTTGCAGACCGTGTTATAACCGTAATGTTTGGAACCAGGTTCTTAAATGATTCCACCCGTGCAGAGGAAAAAGCTTTATGGCGCAGACACCTGATTTCAAACAATTCCGGAACCATAACAAAAGCAGTAAAAGGCGTAATAGACCGCCAGGGTATTCATGAAGAACTTGATAAAATAAGATCCCATACCCTTATAATTGTCGGAGACCAGGACAAGGCAACGCCCCCTGAAAAATCCAGGCGCATCCAGGAAAAAATCCCAGGTTCAGAGCTTGTTATAATCCCTGGAGCAGGTCATTTATCACCAATTGAAGAACCTGAGGTGGTAAACGCAGTTTTAGAAGAATTTTTCAAGATCAGACATGAAGTTGAAAACCCTGAATAA
- a CDS encoding methyltransferase family protein has product MLIKYLFLILLWILWCFFHSIMISKSLTDYLKNRFEKLFIFYRLFFNLTAIITIIPVLIYTYSIKTSPIFTWDGYLRIIQILMLLTAVYLCFAGAKQYNLSQVMGLAQIREKSSTSLISQDNKINIAGIHRIIRHPWYSAVFLLIWAQNMDISGLIVNIILTIYLVTGTVLEEKKLVQSIGRDYQEYQKKADMFFPVKWIAGKILRNCC; this is encoded by the coding sequence ATGCTAATTAAATATCTTTTCCTTATCCTGCTCTGGATATTATGGTGTTTTTTCCACAGCATAATGATCTCCAAAAGTCTCACAGATTACCTTAAAAACAGGTTTGAAAAACTGTTTATTTTTTACCGCTTATTCTTTAATTTAACTGCAATAATAACAATAATACCGGTTCTTATCTATACATATTCAATCAAGACCAGCCCCATATTCACCTGGGACGGATATTTAAGAATTATTCAAATATTAATGCTCTTAACAGCCGTATATTTATGTTTTGCAGGGGCAAAACAATATAATTTAAGCCAGGTAATGGGGCTGGCACAGATCAGGGAAAAATCCTCAACCAGCCTTATATCCCAGGATAACAAGATAAATATTGCAGGCATTCACAGGATTATCAGGCATCCCTGGTATTCTGCTGTTTTTTTATTAATCTGGGCGCAAAACATGGACATCTCAGGATTAATCGTTAATATCATCCTTACAATATACCTGGTAACAGGTACTGTACTGGAGGAAAAAAAACTCGTGCAGTCCATTGGCAGGGATTACCAGGAATATCAAAAAAAAGCTGACATGTTCTTTCCAGTAAAATGGATAGCAGGGAAGATATTACGGAACTGCTGCTGA